A stretch of Aureispira sp. CCB-E DNA encodes these proteins:
- a CDS encoding cytochrome c, whose amino-acid sequence MRITFVLIILSWYVWACSAPESKPQTISGVEIYKTRCVTCHGTDGRMGMNGAKELPDSPLNAAQRIEVVTHGRNIMPGFKEMLSEEEIKAVVEFTMTLK is encoded by the coding sequence ATGCGAATTACATTTGTTTTGATAATACTGAGTTGGTATGTATGGGCTTGTTCTGCCCCCGAGAGTAAACCCCAAACCATTTCAGGAGTAGAGATTTATAAAACACGTTGTGTGACTTGCCATGGAACCGATGGTAGAATGGGAATGAATGGCGCCAAAGAATTACCTGACTCGCCTTTGAATGCGGCGCAACGAATAGAGGTGGTCACACATGGTAGAAACATTATGCCTGGATTCAAAGAAATGTTATCAGAAGAAGAAATAAAGGCAGTTGTAGAGTTTACAATGACTTTAAAGTAA
- a CDS encoding SPFH domain-containing protein — translation MDPFIIVTAVVFLFFLFSTVKVVQEKSAKIVQRLGSFNRILHPGINFCVPILETVAGTVNLKVQQLDIHIETKTKDDVFVKLQVSVHVQIMKSKVKEAFYELDDPYSQISSYIFDTVRAEVPKLELDDVFARKDDIATAVKTELSEHMEKYGYRIVQTLITDIDPDAMVKESMNRINAAKRNKEAIYEDAEGRKIAKIKDAEADKESKRLQGEGVAEQRLAIIKGFADSVEDFSNTLNDVSPIEIMQFVLLTQHYDTIKEVGEKNSSIIVPYSPGNLQNLQQQLMEGNLMADEINRLSKDRTKIPTVKKTFAQKEKDILDINKSLD, via the coding sequence ATGGATCCATTTATTATTGTCACTGCGGTTGTTTTTCTGTTTTTTCTCTTTTCCACAGTAAAAGTAGTTCAAGAAAAATCAGCAAAAATTGTTCAACGCTTGGGTAGTTTTAACAGAATTTTACACCCAGGTATTAACTTTTGTGTTCCAATCTTAGAAACTGTTGCAGGAACCGTTAACCTCAAAGTTCAACAGTTGGACATCCATATTGAGACAAAAACAAAAGATGATGTATTTGTAAAACTACAAGTTTCGGTACATGTGCAAATCATGAAGAGTAAGGTAAAAGAAGCTTTCTATGAATTGGACGATCCATATAGTCAAATATCTTCGTATATTTTTGATACCGTTCGCGCTGAAGTTCCTAAATTAGAATTGGATGATGTATTTGCTCGTAAGGACGATATTGCTACAGCAGTAAAGACAGAGTTGTCTGAACATATGGAAAAATACGGTTATCGTATTGTCCAAACCTTGATTACTGACATTGATCCCGATGCAATGGTAAAAGAATCTATGAACCGAATCAATGCTGCTAAACGCAACAAAGAGGCGATTTATGAAGATGCAGAAGGACGAAAAATTGCAAAAATTAAAGATGCGGAAGCCGATAAAGAATCCAAACGTTTGCAAGGAGAAGGGGTTGCCGAACAACGTTTAGCAATCATCAAAGGTTTTGCAGATTCTGTAGAAGATTTTAGCAACACACTTAACGATGTATCTCCAATTGAAATTATGCAGTTCGTTCTATTAACACAACATTACGATACCATCAAGGAAGTTGGAGAGAAAAACAGCTCTATTATTGTTCCTTATTCTCCTGGCAATTTACAAAATTTGCAACAACAACTTATGGAAGGTAATTTAATGGCTGATGAAATTAATCGATTGAGTAAAGATCGTACTAAGATTCCCACTGTTAAGAAAACATTTGCTCAGAAAGAAAAGGATATTTTAGATATTAATAAAAGCTTAGATTAA
- a CDS encoding BRCT domain-containing protein, with amino-acid sequence MKQRITLYSIDDLETVDDYEEIVCIRTNSYYKSKRFGELISKCINLEELYFLESYFRVTIPASILTLPKLQTLVFRGVEANAILPSIGKLKSLKTLGLQEHSLSSIPRSLADLPRLEELDFNGSHFENDIHEWAVLNSIKSLKYVNLLRAKLKALPVEIAELHTLSELALPKKLYNQLIKKHPIFCANIPYLYGHSTLEKKYYYNLLNICRKHQFDWTFRAVLFNLLAGNMTKLDRFVTQEMILKTTDIKLLEIIRLKALEYYHNRWTKNTTSPLLKGAQLAVAGKIGINKQELRKKLKAQGIKYSSKITSKTTHLLLGQLSHGAYLDALEQQIPILSEQYVLNFINSNSEQYLVDDADVNTEHIGQLLLSGQDENILLALTLFKQGGFPMELLTELFLAHRQTDNNAIHRESERLIRQYGSINLVDELKKNQVIFSKYASEVGIKRKLRSLQRRTELDCLKIAWHGYKTYKKGFTFLLSELPQKESIELLRERVKDKQLSLSQIGLTTLPTSLFELDELEILDLSYNYQLRSISTKLLPKLNQLKVLILKGNYNLLENKKLLEKIKELIPNLQLKL; translated from the coding sequence ATGAAGCAACGAATTACCTTATATAGCATCGATGACTTGGAAACTGTAGATGACTACGAAGAAATTGTTTGTATTCGGACAAATAGTTACTACAAATCTAAGCGTTTTGGCGAGTTAATTAGTAAATGTATTAACCTCGAAGAACTTTATTTTTTAGAGAGTTACTTTAGAGTCACTATTCCCGCTTCTATCCTGACACTTCCTAAACTACAAACATTGGTATTTAGAGGAGTAGAAGCAAATGCTATTTTGCCCTCCATCGGAAAGTTAAAAAGCTTAAAAACCTTGGGCTTGCAGGAGCATTCTTTGTCCTCCATCCCTCGATCCCTTGCTGATCTTCCTCGCCTCGAAGAATTGGATTTTAATGGCTCTCATTTTGAAAACGACATACACGAATGGGCTGTCCTTAACTCTATTAAATCATTAAAATACGTCAATTTATTGCGTGCCAAACTAAAAGCACTTCCTGTAGAGATTGCAGAGCTGCATACTTTATCTGAGTTGGCACTTCCTAAAAAACTTTATAATCAACTAATTAAAAAGCATCCTATTTTTTGTGCTAACATCCCTTATTTGTATGGTCATAGCACATTAGAAAAGAAGTATTACTATAATTTATTAAACATTTGCCGAAAACATCAATTTGATTGGACTTTTAGAGCTGTTTTGTTCAATTTGTTAGCTGGTAATATGACCAAATTAGATCGTTTTGTTACGCAAGAAATGATTTTGAAAACAACTGATATTAAGTTGTTGGAGATTATTAGGCTCAAAGCTTTAGAGTATTATCACAATAGATGGACAAAAAATACGACTTCTCCCCTTCTAAAAGGTGCACAACTAGCTGTTGCTGGCAAAATTGGCATTAACAAACAAGAGTTGCGCAAAAAACTGAAAGCACAAGGAATTAAATACAGTTCTAAAATAACATCCAAAACTACCCATCTACTGCTAGGGCAACTATCTCATGGTGCTTATCTAGATGCTTTGGAGCAACAAATACCAATTTTATCAGAACAATATGTTTTGAATTTTATCAATAGTAATTCGGAGCAATACTTAGTAGATGATGCAGATGTCAACACGGAGCATATTGGGCAACTATTGTTATCTGGTCAAGATGAAAATATTTTATTAGCCTTAACGCTGTTCAAACAGGGAGGTTTTCCGATGGAATTGCTTACAGAGTTGTTCTTGGCGCATCGACAAACCGATAACAATGCCATACATCGAGAGTCAGAACGTCTAATTCGGCAATATGGCTCTATTAATCTTGTCGATGAGCTCAAAAAAAATCAAGTCATTTTTTCAAAATATGCATCTGAGGTAGGTATAAAACGCAAATTAAGAAGCTTGCAAAGGCGTACAGAACTGGACTGCTTAAAAATAGCTTGGCACGGATACAAAACCTATAAAAAAGGGTTTACCTTTCTTTTGTCAGAACTCCCTCAAAAAGAAAGCATTGAACTACTTAGAGAACGCGTCAAAGACAAGCAATTGTCTCTTTCTCAAATTGGTCTAACAACCTTGCCAACTTCGCTCTTTGAATTAGATGAATTGGAAATCTTAGATTTATCTTACAACTATCAATTGCGATCTATTTCTACTAAATTGCTCCCCAAACTCAACCAATTAAAAGTCCTGATCTTAAAAGGGAATTATAATCTTTTAGAAAACAAAAAATTACTCGAAAAAATAAAAGAATTAATACCCAACTTGCAATTAAAATTATAG
- a CDS encoding STAS domain-containing protein, with protein MKYSVDKKDDYAVLTLAEENLNSLKAPDLKAELIVLHNAGIKNLIMDLSNTKFVDSSGLSAILTGNRLWAESGNAFVLTGLVHPSVKMLITISRLDSVLTIKETLSDAVKYVMMEAFKSELGSEKTTEEEED; from the coding sequence ATGAAATATTCTGTTGATAAGAAAGATGATTACGCGGTTTTGACCCTTGCAGAAGAAAATTTAAATTCTCTGAAAGCACCAGATTTAAAAGCAGAACTTATTGTACTGCACAATGCAGGTATTAAAAATTTAATCATGGATTTGTCAAACACTAAGTTTGTCGATTCTTCAGGATTGAGTGCCATATTGACAGGAAATCGTCTGTGGGCAGAATCTGGAAATGCTTTTGTTTTAACAGGGTTAGTACACCCTAGCGTTAAAATGCTAATCACAATTTCTAGACTAGATAGTGTATTGACAATTAAAGAGACCTTGAGTGATGCTGTTAAATATGTTATGATGGAAGCATTTAAGAGCGAACTAGGAAGTGAAAAAACGACTGAAGAGGAAGAAGATTAA
- a CDS encoding glycosyltransferase family 4 protein, whose protein sequence is MNKQLKIGIVLNTAWNIYNFRLGLVKALLAAGHEVYAIAPVDDFVPAIEATGCQFVPVQYLSRKGVNPIQDMRFGYELYQIYSSKELDVVLQYTIKPNIYGCLAAGRAKVKSISTVTGLGYSFLKEGWVNKIVKLLYKTAFKSGTRIAFQNRDDKKLFENLTLCPASKTTLIKGSGINTSHFKPMPKQKTYDKLIYLFVGRLLYDKGINELFEAAQKFKKQCPDTEIWVVGAIDDGNPSAVNKEEVAEQEANGTIRYWGVSKDVRSIMQEADVVVLPSYREGLPRVMLESLAMAKPIITTDTAGCRETIQDTKNGFLVPVKDAEALASAMLKMYNLTDEERKNMGKVGREMALQEFDEQAIIKRYFEEIQNMTS, encoded by the coding sequence GTGAATAAGCAACTAAAAATAGGAATTGTTTTAAATACAGCATGGAATATATACAACTTCCGATTGGGGTTGGTCAAAGCTTTATTAGCGGCAGGGCACGAGGTTTATGCTATTGCTCCAGTTGACGATTTTGTACCAGCAATAGAAGCAACAGGGTGCCAATTTGTTCCCGTTCAATACTTAAGTAGAAAAGGAGTAAATCCGATTCAAGACATGCGTTTTGGATATGAATTGTATCAAATTTATAGCTCCAAAGAACTAGATGTTGTGTTGCAGTATACCATTAAACCTAATATTTATGGATGCTTAGCAGCAGGAAGAGCTAAGGTAAAGAGCATTTCAACGGTGACGGGATTGGGATATAGCTTTTTGAAAGAAGGTTGGGTAAATAAAATTGTAAAATTGCTGTACAAGACAGCCTTCAAATCTGGGACACGCATTGCCTTTCAGAATCGAGATGATAAAAAACTATTTGAAAATTTGACCTTGTGTCCTGCTTCCAAAACTACTCTAATCAAAGGTTCTGGGATTAATACCAGTCATTTTAAACCCATGCCCAAACAAAAGACCTATGACAAATTAATTTACCTATTTGTGGGGCGTTTGTTGTATGATAAAGGAATCAATGAATTGTTTGAAGCGGCACAGAAGTTTAAAAAACAGTGCCCTGATACAGAAATTTGGGTAGTTGGAGCGATTGATGATGGCAATCCCTCTGCTGTTAACAAAGAAGAAGTAGCAGAGCAAGAAGCCAATGGAACGATTCGTTATTGGGGTGTTTCGAAGGACGTACGCTCGATTATGCAAGAAGCAGATGTTGTGGTTTTGCCTTCTTACAGAGAAGGGTTGCCTAGAGTTATGCTGGAGAGTTTAGCAATGGCTAAGCCAATTATCACAACAGACACCGCAGGTTGTAGAGAAACAATTCAAGATACTAAAAATGGATTTCTAGTTCCTGTGAAGGATGCAGAAGCGTTAGCCAGTGCGATGTTAAAAATGTACAACTTGACAGATGAAGAAAGAAAAAATATGGGGAAAGTGGGACGAGAAATGGCTTTGCAAGAGTTTGATGAACAGGCTATTATAAAACGCTATTTTGAAGAAATACAAAACATGACGTCATAA
- a CDS encoding ATP-dependent Clp protease ATP-binding subunit: MPNNRFSPKVKEIISHSREEALKFGHDYIGTEHLLLGVLKEPTSLAVRVLESLNVDSHQLSVAVENSINQNTNTLPTSYNIGNLPLTKQAEKVLKVTFLEAKLLKSELIGTEHILLSVLKHKDNLAARVLLQFNVSYDVFKTELEFVGTEINPDITSDLPGGEFDDEEESAGSGGDSGPQSRGRGKGKSHTPVLDNFGRDISKLAEEDKLDPIIGREVEIERVSQILSRRKKNNPILIGEPGVGKTAVVEGLALRIHQRKVSRTLFNKRIVMLDLAALVAGTKYRGQFEERMKAIMTELEKSRDVILFIDEIHTIVGAGGATGSLDASNIFKPALARGELQCIGASTLDEYRQYIEKDGALDRRFQKVVIDPPTPEEAVHILHNIKEKYEEFHHVLYSDDAIEACVKLSDRYISDRFLPDKAIDVMDEVGARVHLKNIHVPKHIVQLEDEIEQTKEHKNQAVRDQEYEKAANYRDKESKLIRQLEQAKKQWDEEAKTKRYPVEEADIAEVVSMMTGIPVSSVAENESHKLLSMTTDLQGEVIGQDEAILKVTKAIQRNRVGLKDPNKPIGTFIFLGPTGVGKTELAKVLARQLFTSEDSLIRIDMSEYMEKFAVSRLIGAPPGYVGYEEGGQLTEKVRRKPYSVILLDEIEKAHPDIFNILLQVLDDGQLTDGLGRKVDFKNTLIIMTSNVGARRLKDFGQGVGFATQARKEDSDNNAKSVIQGALKRTFSPEFLNRIDDVIVFNSLDQADIFRIIDITLKDLYKRIQELGYSLELDEKAKKFLSEKGYDPQFGARPLNRAIQKYLEDPLAEFILNNQATLEEGATLIATLGEEDEMIITVKKKKKSTKK; the protein is encoded by the coding sequence ATGCCTAACAACAGATTTTCTCCCAAAGTAAAAGAGATCATCTCACATAGTAGAGAAGAAGCTCTTAAGTTTGGTCATGATTACATAGGTACAGAGCATCTTTTATTAGGAGTATTAAAAGAGCCTACTAGCCTAGCTGTCCGTGTTTTAGAATCACTTAATGTGGATTCACATCAATTAAGTGTTGCTGTTGAGAATTCAATTAATCAAAACACCAATACATTACCTACTTCTTATAATATTGGGAATTTACCGTTAACAAAGCAAGCTGAAAAGGTTTTAAAGGTAACTTTTTTGGAAGCTAAGCTACTAAAAAGTGAGCTTATTGGAACAGAACACATTTTGCTATCTGTTCTAAAACACAAAGACAACTTAGCAGCTCGTGTATTACTACAATTTAATGTCTCTTATGATGTTTTCAAAACAGAATTAGAATTTGTAGGCACTGAAATTAATCCTGATATCACTTCTGATTTGCCTGGTGGCGAATTTGACGATGAAGAAGAAAGTGCTGGTAGCGGTGGAGATTCTGGTCCTCAATCTCGTGGTAGAGGAAAAGGAAAATCGCATACGCCTGTTTTGGATAATTTTGGACGAGACATTTCAAAACTTGCTGAAGAAGATAAATTAGATCCTATTATTGGTAGAGAAGTAGAAATCGAACGTGTTTCTCAAATTTTGTCTAGACGAAAAAAGAACAACCCTATTTTGATTGGGGAGCCTGGTGTTGGTAAAACAGCAGTAGTCGAAGGATTGGCGCTACGTATCCACCAACGCAAAGTTTCTCGTACGCTTTTTAACAAACGTATTGTGATGTTGGACTTGGCTGCACTAGTGGCTGGAACCAAATATCGTGGTCAGTTTGAAGAACGAATGAAAGCGATTATGACAGAACTAGAAAAATCACGGGATGTCATTCTATTTATTGATGAAATTCACACGATTGTAGGGGCCGGTGGTGCAACAGGATCGTTGGATGCTTCTAATATATTTAAACCAGCCTTAGCTCGTGGTGAATTGCAATGTATTGGTGCTTCTACACTTGACGAATATCGTCAATATATTGAAAAAGATGGTGCTTTGGATCGTCGTTTCCAAAAAGTGGTTATTGACCCTCCTACACCTGAAGAAGCCGTTCATATTTTGCACAATATCAAAGAGAAATACGAAGAGTTTCATCATGTATTATACTCTGATGATGCGATTGAGGCTTGTGTGAAGTTGAGTGATCGCTATATTTCTGACCGTTTCTTGCCAGACAAAGCTATTGATGTTATGGATGAAGTAGGGGCTCGCGTCCATCTTAAAAACATCCATGTTCCTAAACACATTGTTCAATTAGAAGATGAAATCGAACAAACCAAGGAACACAAAAATCAAGCGGTTCGAGATCAAGAATATGAAAAAGCTGCTAATTATCGTGACAAAGAGTCTAAATTGATCCGTCAATTGGAACAGGCAAAAAAACAATGGGATGAAGAGGCTAAAACAAAACGTTATCCTGTTGAAGAAGCCGACATCGCTGAAGTAGTTTCTATGATGACTGGCATTCCTGTAAGTAGTGTTGCAGAGAACGAAAGCCATAAATTGTTGAGTATGACAACGGATCTGCAAGGTGAGGTTATCGGACAAGACGAAGCAATTCTAAAAGTAACCAAAGCAATTCAACGCAATCGTGTTGGACTAAAAGATCCCAACAAACCAATTGGTACCTTCATTTTCTTGGGACCTACTGGAGTTGGAAAAACAGAATTGGCAAAAGTATTGGCTCGTCAACTATTTACATCTGAGGATTCTTTGATTAGAATTGACATGAGTGAATACATGGAGAAATTTGCTGTTAGTCGTCTTATCGGTGCGCCTCCAGGTTATGTAGGCTACGAAGAAGGGGGACAATTGACAGAAAAAGTACGCCGCAAGCCTTACTCAGTTATTTTATTGGACGAAATTGAAAAAGCACATCCCGACATCTTTAATATCTTGTTGCAAGTGTTAGATGATGGTCAATTGACAGATGGTCTAGGTAGAAAAGTAGATTTCAAAAATACACTGATTATCATGACCTCTAATGTTGGTGCTCGCCGCCTAAAAGACTTTGGTCAAGGGGTTGGTTTTGCAACTCAGGCTCGAAAAGAAGATTCTGACAATAATGCGAAAAGTGTTATTCAAGGAGCATTAAAACGTACGTTCTCGCCAGAGTTCCTAAACAGGATTGATGATGTAATTGTCTTTAACAGCTTAGATCAAGCAGATATTTTCCGCATTATCGATATTACCTTAAAAGATTTGTACAAACGTATCCAAGAACTAGGCTATAGCTTAGAATTGGACGAAAAAGCGAAAAAATTCTTGTCAGAAAAAGGCTACGATCCTCAATTTGGAGCTAGACCGTTGAACAGAGCTATTCAAAAATACTTGGAAGATCCTTTGGCAGAATTTATCTTGAACAATCAAGCTACTTTAGAGGAAGGGGCAACCTTGATTGCAACTTTGGGCGAAGAAGATGAAATGATTATTACAGTTAAGAAAAAGAAAAAATCTACTAAAAAATAG
- a CDS encoding GNAT family N-acetyltransferase translates to MKKMIESKRWVIRLLGKKDAAKLQQYYSKNKAFFKPWMPTYAPNRFQLEYVEASIVVSLDHYQKGVLLPFIVLHPITDELIGTITYSQIQRGVAQYCCVGYNISETWNGMGVATEALEATNRYVFEVLNLHRIEANILPVNKGSIRVVEKLGFEKEGICKALLKIDGHWQDHIRYALINPLVE, encoded by the coding sequence ATGAAAAAGATGATCGAATCTAAACGGTGGGTAATCCGATTATTGGGAAAAAAGGATGCAGCGAAACTTCAGCAGTATTATAGTAAGAACAAAGCTTTTTTTAAACCTTGGATGCCAACGTATGCGCCCAATCGATTTCAATTAGAATATGTAGAAGCCAGTATTGTTGTTTCGCTCGATCATTATCAAAAAGGAGTTTTGCTTCCTTTTATAGTATTACATCCTATAACTGATGAGCTAATAGGCACCATTACCTATTCTCAAATTCAAAGAGGAGTTGCTCAATATTGTTGTGTAGGATATAATATATCTGAAACTTGGAATGGTATGGGGGTCGCAACAGAGGCTTTGGAAGCAACCAATCGTTATGTTTTTGAAGTGTTGAACTTGCATCGGATAGAGGCTAATATATTGCCTGTCAATAAGGGATCTATTCGAGTAGTAGAAAAGTTGGGCTTTGAAAAAGAAGGGATTTGTAAGGCTTTGTTAAAAATTGATGGACATTGGCAAGACCATATAAGATATGCTTTAATTAATCCTCTAGTTGAATAA
- a CDS encoding polysaccharide deacetylase family protein, translating to MYYPIKVPKWFQKLFPAYLWRGATVQNKKQLYLTFDDGPIPQITPWVLDQLRAYKAKATFFCVGANVQKNKAIYQRILNEGHQVGNHTFNHVNGWKTKHQDYITNVTACREQVESKLFRPPYGRLKWQQAKELRKDYKIVMWEVLAGDFDASITGEQCWQNVCQSAKNGSIIVLHDSQKSWQHLSYVLPKLLEHYHRQGFTFEAITIEDES from the coding sequence ATGTATTATCCAATTAAGGTTCCAAAGTGGTTTCAAAAACTTTTTCCAGCCTATCTGTGGAGAGGGGCAACAGTGCAAAATAAAAAACAACTTTATTTGACATTTGATGATGGTCCGATTCCACAAATAACGCCTTGGGTGTTGGATCAACTTAGAGCATATAAGGCCAAAGCAACTTTCTTTTGTGTTGGTGCCAATGTGCAAAAAAACAAAGCAATTTATCAACGGATTTTAAATGAAGGACATCAAGTCGGAAACCATACTTTTAATCATGTCAATGGTTGGAAAACAAAACACCAAGATTACATCACAAATGTTACGGCATGTAGGGAACAAGTCGAAAGCAAGCTTTTTAGACCTCCTTATGGGCGCCTAAAATGGCAGCAAGCCAAGGAACTACGCAAGGATTATAAGATTGTAATGTGGGAAGTTTTGGCAGGCGATTTTGATGCTTCTATAACAGGAGAACAGTGTTGGCAAAATGTATGTCAGTCAGCTAAAAATGGTTCTATCATAGTTTTGCACGATAGCCAAAAATCATGGCAGCATTTGTCCTATGTATTGCCGAAGTTATTAGAACATTATCATCGACAAGGATTTACTTTTGAGGCTATAACTATAGAAGACGAAAGCTAG
- a CDS encoding phosphatase PAP2 family protein, whose translation MTKEATTISDLTIADRNLQAQIDHFVAENRWYIASFLLLWGIACYFLMGVLSKGDVILFFAENRSELKNTFFLFCTYIGEGYVYLLATIVLLFSGYSRSLAICLNAILVLTISHALKVFFAHERPVRYFDNLLEQPDLPNYVPDVVLLDGWTTSFPSGHTTSAFAFYSLLAFFIPNKWIKMLCLLLATLVGLSRMYLVQHFLKDVTTGMLTGFLIALIVYWGHEMLSPSVTSKKLRLRRKKANH comes from the coding sequence ATGACAAAAGAAGCAACTACCATATCTGATTTAACAATAGCAGATCGCAATTTACAAGCTCAAATTGACCATTTTGTAGCAGAAAACAGATGGTATATTGCGAGTTTTTTATTGCTTTGGGGAATTGCTTGTTATTTTTTGATGGGGGTATTGAGCAAAGGAGATGTGATTTTATTCTTTGCAGAAAATCGAAGCGAACTAAAAAATACATTTTTCCTCTTTTGCACTTATATAGGAGAGGGCTATGTGTACTTGTTGGCTACAATCGTCCTATTGTTTTCAGGTTATTCAAGAAGTTTGGCTATTTGTCTAAATGCTATATTGGTTTTGACAATTAGTCATGCCTTAAAGGTTTTCTTTGCCCATGAACGCCCAGTTCGTTATTTTGATAATTTATTAGAGCAGCCCGATTTGCCGAATTATGTTCCTGATGTTGTTTTGTTAGATGGATGGACAACTAGCTTTCCTTCTGGGCATACAACATCTGCTTTTGCATTTTACAGTCTTTTAGCATTTTTCATCCCCAACAAATGGATTAAAATGTTGTGTTTGTTGCTGGCAACCTTAGTAGGACTTTCTAGAATGTACTTGGTTCAGCATTTTTTGAAAGATGTAACTACGGGAATGTTGACAGGTTTTTTGATTGCTTTGATAGTGTATTGGGGACATGAAATGCTATCACCTAGTGTTACTAGCAAGAAATTACGATTAAGAAGAAAGAAGGCTAACCATTAG
- a CDS encoding ribonuclease Z → MNFELQILGTNAATPAHGRHLSAQVLTIGKESFLIDCGEGTQFRMLKFQVKKSKINHIFISHLHGDHTFGLVGLLMTYDLIGRKKPLHIYSPEDLQAIVEIQLGTTLRFPLHFHTTDSTKSTVLFENSAVTVHSIPLVHRAPCHGFLFVEKERPANIIKEKIDAYQIPHTAIPAIKKGAGYTLADGRIIPHQELTKARTAPRKFAYCSDTIYSEAIIPLIKGVDILYHEATFMHDMLLKAEKTMHTTAKQAATIAAQAKVKQLILGHFSSRYSNLEPLLAEARAVFKDSFLAEEGKKISIESS, encoded by the coding sequence ATGAACTTTGAATTGCAAATCTTGGGAACCAATGCTGCTACTCCTGCTCATGGAAGGCATTTGTCTGCTCAAGTACTAACAATAGGGAAAGAATCTTTTTTGATTGATTGTGGTGAAGGGACACAATTTAGAATGTTGAAATTCCAAGTCAAGAAAAGCAAAATCAACCATATCTTCATTAGCCATTTGCATGGCGATCATACCTTTGGTTTGGTTGGATTACTAATGACCTATGACTTAATCGGGAGAAAGAAGCCTTTGCACATATACAGCCCAGAAGATTTGCAAGCAATCGTTGAAATTCAACTAGGAACAACCTTACGATTCCCATTGCATTTTCATACCACAGACTCTACGAAGTCAACCGTATTGTTTGAGAATAGTGCGGTTACAGTTCATTCGATTCCCTTGGTGCATCGAGCGCCCTGTCATGGCTTTTTGTTTGTAGAAAAAGAACGTCCAGCTAATATCATAAAGGAAAAAATCGATGCTTATCAAATTCCACATACAGCTATTCCTGCCATCAAAAAAGGCGCAGGTTATACATTGGCGGATGGTCGTATTATTCCCCATCAAGAATTAACCAAAGCTCGTACAGCCCCTCGGAAATTTGCTTATTGTTCCGATACAATCTATTCAGAAGCTATAATTCCCTTAATAAAAGGGGTCGATATATTGTACCATGAAGCAACATTTATGCACGATATGTTACTCAAGGCTGAAAAAACAATGCACACGACAGCAAAACAGGCTGCTACTATAGCGGCACAAGCAAAGGTAAAACAATTGATTCTAGGTCATTTTTCATCTCGATACAGCAATTTAGAGCCTTTGTTAGCAGAGGCAAGGGCTGTGTTTAAGGACAGTTTTTTGGCTGAAGAAGGAAAGAAAATCAGCATAGAGAGCAGTTAG